One genomic window of Nerophis lumbriciformis linkage group LG31, RoL_Nlum_v2.1, whole genome shotgun sequence includes the following:
- the tex30 gene encoding testis-expressed protein 30, translated as MDKFCEDKVKVPFGNKFLDAAVCVPASSPESHVTTGVILTHGAGGDMNFKHLISLAHALASNGFLCLRFTCKGLNLAHRVKAYRAAWLYFKTLHSLKHIFFGGRSMGCRAAAALAKQLSEELDGAVQGVICLSFPLHPPGHSPAHRQRSADLRGLPANTSVLFVSGTEDNMCDRVLFDGTVKAMKAQAEVFWLDGGSHGLKMSGRSEESVLQEVNSHVLTWLSKWEV; from the exons ATGGACAAGTTTTGCGAG GACAAGGTGAAAGTGCCGTTTGGGAACAAGTTTCTGGACGCGGCCGTGTGCGTCCCAGCCTCCTCACCTGAGAGTCACGTTACCACTGGAGTCATCCTcacacatggagctggaggagacATGAACTTTAAACATCTCATTTCCCTGGCACATGCTTTGGCTTCAAATGGCTTCCTTTGCCTGCGTTTCACGTGCAAAGGTTTAAACCTTGCACATCGAGTCAAGGCTTACCGTGCAGCGTGG CTCTACTTCAAAACATTGCATAGTTTGAAGCACATATTCTTCGGAG GCCGGTCCATGGGCTGCCGTGCTGCTGCTGCCCTGGCCAAGCAACTCAGTGAGGAATTGGACGGCGCTGTTCAGGGAGTCATCTGTCTGTCCTTCCCTCTGCACCCCCCAGGACACTCTCCTGCCCATCGACAACGGAGTGCAGATCTCAGGGGGCTTCCTGCAAACACATCTGTCCTCTTCGTGTCGGGCACAGAGGACAACATGTGCGACAGG GTTCTTTTTGACGGCACGGTGAAGGCCATGAAGGCTCAAGCGGAGGTTTTCTGGCTGGATGGAGGAAGCCACGGCCTGAAGATGTCAGGGCGGTCGGAGGAGTCCGTCTTACAGGAGGTCAACTCTCACGTCCTCACCTGGCTGAGTAAATGGGAAGTTTGA